Proteins from a genomic interval of Mycobacterium conspicuum:
- a CDS encoding acyl-CoA dehydrogenase family protein, with product MQLALTADEAAFRDELRSFYTTKIPEDIRQRVRHASSLTKDEVVTTQRILNEHGLAVPNWPIEWGGKDWTPTQHQIWSDEMQLACVPEPLNFNTKMVGPVIAEFGSQEVKERFLPATANLDIWWCQGFSEPEAGSDLASLRTTAVRDGDEYVVNGQKTWTTLAQWADWIFCLVRTDPQAPKRQAGISFLLFDMKTPGITLRPIKTIDGGAEINELFFSDVRVPANQLVGQENQGWTYAKFLLGNERTGIAGVGRTKVRLAEVKKQAAETGILDDPLFAARLAEAENELLALELTQARVVSDSSGGEANPASSVLKLRGSQLQQVATELLVEVAGPDALPADGDDIASPDWAQSSAPRYLNWRKASIYGGSSEVQRNIIASTILGL from the coding sequence ATGCAATTGGCACTCACAGCAGACGAAGCCGCATTCCGCGACGAGCTTCGCAGCTTCTACACCACCAAGATTCCCGAAGACATCCGCCAGCGGGTGCGTCACGCCTCGTCGCTGACCAAGGACGAGGTCGTCACGACGCAGCGAATTTTGAACGAACACGGCCTGGCGGTGCCGAACTGGCCGATCGAATGGGGCGGCAAGGACTGGACACCCACCCAGCACCAGATCTGGTCCGACGAGATGCAATTGGCGTGTGTGCCCGAGCCGCTGAACTTCAACACCAAGATGGTCGGCCCGGTAATCGCCGAGTTCGGCTCGCAGGAGGTCAAGGAGCGATTCCTGCCGGCGACGGCCAACCTCGACATCTGGTGGTGCCAGGGGTTCTCCGAGCCGGAGGCCGGCTCCGACCTGGCGTCACTACGCACCACCGCGGTCCGTGACGGCGACGAGTACGTCGTCAACGGCCAGAAGACCTGGACGACGCTGGCGCAGTGGGCGGACTGGATCTTCTGTCTGGTGCGCACCGACCCGCAGGCGCCCAAGCGCCAGGCCGGGATTTCGTTTCTGCTCTTCGACATGAAGACCCCGGGCATCACGCTGCGGCCGATCAAGACGATCGACGGCGGCGCGGAGATCAACGAGTTGTTCTTCTCCGATGTTCGCGTGCCCGCCAATCAGCTTGTCGGACAAGAGAATCAGGGTTGGACGTACGCTAAATTCCTGCTCGGCAACGAGCGCACCGGCATCGCCGGGGTGGGACGGACCAAGGTGCGCCTCGCCGAGGTGAAAAAGCAGGCCGCGGAGACCGGGATCCTCGACGACCCGCTGTTCGCGGCCCGGCTCGCCGAGGCCGAAAACGAGCTGCTGGCATTGGAACTCACGCAGGCCCGGGTGGTCTCCGATTCCTCGGGCGGCGAGGCCAACCCGGCGTCGTCGGTGCTCAAGCTGCGCGGGAGTCAGTTGCAGCAGGTGGCCACCGAATTGTTGGTCGAGGTGGCCGGGCCGGACGCGTTGCCCGCCGACGGGGACGACATTGCGTCCCCGGACTGGGCACAGAGCAGCGCACCGCGCTATCTCAACTGGCGCAAGGCGTCGATTTACGGCGGCAGCAGCGAAGTGCAACGCAACATCATCGCGTCCACCATTTTGGGATTGTGA
- a CDS encoding acyl-CoA dehydrogenase family protein — protein sequence MDFQLSDEQTLLRDTTRDLLSRSYDPESRIKVIGSDLGWSREVWSQLADTGILGLGFDQDESGQLEIALVLTEVGRRLAPEPILHAALAPGALIAQLGTDEQKQLLDDVAAGQHLLAFAHLEPGHRKPTAETSTRAARQGDSWTLTGRKNPVLAGDSAETLVVSAALPDGGTGLFLVDAAQTNAVSRRGYRTFDGQRGAQIDLDSAPAQPLGDAVDATGHIRDALIRVQSALCSEAVGAMEEALRLTTDYLKTRKQFGVTLSKFQALTQRAADMYVSLELARSMSLYAAMSIADGNLDPMIASRAKLQIGRSGRHIAQESIQMHGGIGVTAEYPVSHYAARLTAIENTLGTSGDHLHNLIEHIGDYELVRI from the coding sequence ATGGACTTTCAGTTGAGCGACGAGCAGACCCTGCTCCGCGACACCACTCGCGACCTGCTGTCACGCAGCTACGACCCGGAAAGCCGCATCAAGGTGATCGGCTCCGATCTCGGCTGGAGCCGCGAGGTTTGGAGCCAGCTCGCCGATACCGGCATTCTCGGTCTCGGATTCGATCAGGACGAGTCGGGTCAGCTCGAGATCGCGCTGGTGCTCACCGAGGTTGGCCGCCGGTTGGCGCCCGAGCCGATCCTGCACGCCGCGCTTGCGCCCGGCGCGCTGATCGCCCAACTGGGCACCGATGAGCAGAAACAACTTCTCGACGATGTCGCGGCCGGCCAGCATCTGCTGGCCTTCGCGCATCTGGAGCCGGGCCACCGCAAGCCGACCGCGGAAACCTCCACTCGAGCTGCGCGGCAAGGCGATTCGTGGACGCTGACCGGACGCAAGAATCCGGTTTTGGCCGGCGACAGCGCCGAAACCCTGGTCGTCAGCGCCGCGTTGCCCGACGGTGGCACCGGGTTGTTCCTGGTGGACGCCGCCCAGACAAACGCTGTGAGCCGGCGCGGCTACCGAACGTTCGACGGCCAGCGCGGCGCCCAGATCGACCTGGATTCCGCCCCCGCCCAACCCCTCGGCGATGCGGTCGATGCGACCGGGCACATCCGCGACGCGCTCATCCGCGTGCAGTCGGCGTTGTGCTCCGAGGCGGTCGGGGCCATGGAGGAAGCCCTGCGCCTGACCACCGATTACCTCAAGACCCGCAAGCAGTTTGGCGTCACCCTGAGCAAGTTCCAGGCGCTCACCCAGCGGGCCGCCGACATGTACGTCTCGCTGGAATTGGCCCGCAGCATGAGCCTTTACGCCGCGATGTCGATCGCCGACGGCAACCTCGACCCGATGATCGCGTCGCGGGCAAAGCTGCAGATCGGCCGCTCGGGCCGGCACATCGCGCAGGAGTCGATCCAGATGCACGGCGGGATCGGTGTGACCGCGGAATATCCCGTCAGCCACTACGCGGCCAGGCTCACCGCGATCGAGAACACCCTGGGCACCTCGGGCGACCACCTGCACAACCTGATCGAGCACATCGGCGACTACGAGCTAGTTCGCATCTAG